CAATCACACTGTTTTCACGCGGAGAAGTCACAAAACTGCTCCGTTGAGTCGCCACCTTCGACAAACTCTCGGCACGTTTAGCCAATGTCTCCTGCTGAGCCTGGTTGTACTTGGCGTAATTATCATGCATACCTTTAAAAGAAGAAACAAACGAAATGCTTCCCAGGCTAAAGACCAGCACAACAATGACGAAAGAAACCTGAAAACGCAGACTATACAAGTAGTTCTGCAATTCCCGTATATATAAAGTTGTAAACATAACTGTAATTATTTATTATCTGACATCATATTTCATAAACGACACGATTGTTCCGACCAACAATACGATCGCCAACCCCAGCAAGGCACATAAGCGTCCCAGTGCATCGCCCAAAGCAGCGGAAAGTGTTACCGGCTGAGGAATATAACGAGGTACACTACCGGTATCCAAATATGGAAATTCACTGTTTCCTCTTTCATATCTCCTTTGTGCCTCTTGGTCTCCTGTATCCAATTCGGCACGGGTAGGAAATTCCTCCAGCTTTTGTCCCGTAAAGTAAGAGATGGATTCAAACAACTTATGATCTTTGAAATAAGTAATAAGGCTCTCCCGGTAATTCCGGATACTCTCCATATATTTCAGAAAACAATTCGCATTGGTATGACACAAAGCATCCGTCGTCTGGCTAAACAATTCGGAGGGAGACAACCAGGCGATCACCTGTTGCAGGTGTTGCTGCCGCATCAACCCATCCAGGTAATCGCGTTGCAAAGCCCATTTCTTATCCGCATTATTCAACATGACCGGAGTAGCCCAAATCTGCATCTGTTGATGAAACAGGGGCGTTTCCCGCGGCCCTCCGGCCAGTTCCAGATATTCCAGACCATCCCCATTACAATTATTGTAACTTAGGGATTTCATATTCACCCGTTGAGCAGCGCGCGGCCATTCTTCCTGATACTCCTTCATATAGGTATCGTCATAATCACTCATCGCAGCCTGAACATTGTCATATAGAGGTGCTTTCGAGATACCCTGCGACAGATAAGTGGCAATATTGGGCATCAGGAAAAGGAACCAAATCCAGCACAATAAGCTAATGATGATGGATGAAGACGAATGCGTAACCCTGCTGGAGATAAACATACCCAACAAAAGGAACACCATCATATAAATGACAGAAGTCAGGAACAGTAATGTCACCCCTCCCCAGTCGGAAGCAGAAAAGGAGATTCCCGGATTGACCACGATAATCAGACAGGCAAGCAGATAACAGAACAACAATATAGGAAGCAATATCAGCAACAGTCCGAGCAACTTACCTATCAGAAAGGAGATACGGCTCACCTGCCCGGTAAATGTCAGCTTCATCGTTCCGTCTTCCCGTTCACGGGTGATGGCATCGTATGAGAATACGAGTGCCAGCAACGAAATAAGGATAGCGATAACCTTTGAAAAGTCTATCGAGAAAAAGGCATTCAATGACGGGTTATCACGCGTAATCGTATGACCCGAAGGAAACAACGGATATTCCCAAAAAGCGATCTTTACCTTGTTTCCCACATTCGTCATTATGCCCGTACTAAAAATACTCAGAGGTTCAGGCTCCTGAACGATGGTAGGACGTACCGCCGACCACACCCGGCTCTCTTTCAATTCCCTGTCCGCCTGCGCCTGTTCGATCTTATAGACGCGAACCTGGTTCTCGTAATTGTCCACACTGACAATGATCGTGAACGGAATTACCAGGAGGCAGAGCACAAACCCTATAATAAACCTGACTGACAACAAGTTCAGCAGGAAATCTTTCTTTGCTATTAACCAAATCATAGTATGTATCGTATTAGACAGTTTGTACTCTTATTCTAAAATAGCTTCCTGCATATAGTCCAGATAGATCCGTTCCAGGTCGTCCTGCAGGAACTCTTCGCGGCTACGGAGCATGACCAGGCGCCCTTCTTTCATGATACCGACACGATCGGCTACCGCCTTGGCACGGAAGAGGTCGTGGGTACACATCAGGATACTTTTACCGGCATTGCGCAGGTTGATCAGTATCTGCATCAGTTCGGCTGCACTCTTGGGATCGAGTCCGGTAGTCGGTTCGTCCATGACGATGTTGTTGGCATCCTTGATGATGGCGATGGCAAGACCTACTTTCTGACGCATACCTTTGGAGAATGTCTTCAGCTTGCGTTCGAAGGCTTCTTCCTGAAGGCCGACACGGCGCATGACGTTATAATAATCGTCTTTCGTCAGATTGGTCTTCCCTCCCAGGCGGGCAAAGAAGTCGAGGTTCTGACGGGCGGTGAAGTTACCGTAGAGCATTACGTTTTCAGAAACGAAAGCGACATGGTTCTTAGTTTCCAGCGGTTTTTCCATAACGTCGATACCGTCGATCAGGGCATGACCCGAAGTCGGTTCGATAAAGTTCAGGAAGATATTGATGGAAGTGGTTTTTCCGGCGCCGTTAGCACCCAGCAGGAAGAATATTTCTCCCGGTTTGATTTCCAGATTCAAGGCATCCAAAGCCAGGTTGCCGTCTTCGTATCTCTTTGTTAAATCGATAGCTTGTAACATAGTGTTCTTATTTTAATTATTATTATTATCTTACCGCTTACTAAGTTTCATCCCGAACCAGACGATTCCGCCCACAAAGCCCACCAGCAACAGGATCAAAAAGATTGTCCCGAAGATAGATGTGGCGGCATTCACCTGTATGCGGACCGTCTTGTCTTCCGTATCCACCTTGCGGTTATCTGCCATGGCTTCCGTCTTGATCTTTACTTCCTGGGCACCTACTCCACCATCTTTCGGCGGGATGATGGTGACCTGTACGGTCATTTCCTTTTCCGGATCCAGGCTGCTGATCACATCCGGTTCGATACGGGTATCCCAGCCCAACGGCTTCTCGGTAGTCAGCTTGATGTTGTCCAGGCGACGGCTACCGCCGTTACGCACGGTCACATCCATTGTTACTTCTTTTCCTACGGTTGTTTCGTGGTAGAGGTTGTTTGCACGCACTTCGATCTTTCCTTTCCCGCGAGGGATGATCTCAAGATTTTCGCTACCCGCCTTCTCGCCGTTAGAAGCAGAAACAGTCTGAACCTGGAACTTGATCGGCTGATCGATCACTACTTGCTGGTCATCGCGGTCGGGTAAATATACCTGCAAAGATAACTTCTTTATGTTTACGCCCTGCGCAAATTTGATCTGGGTTACCTTACTTTCTCCGTCCATAAAGTCGTAAGTGATCTGACGCGGCAGGTCGAGCACTTCCAGACGATATACATCATCCGAGGTAGAGAAACGTTCGAGTGTCAAGTCATACGTCGCCTTGCTGCTCAGGTCCGCTTCCTGACTGAACTGCATGGAGGAGATATCGATCACGTTCACACTGGCATCTTTCTTCAGATAGATGTTCTTCTCATCCTTGCGGTTATTGTAGTTCAATGACACCGTAAGGTTTTCCGCATCTTTCAGCAATTCAAAATCGGCAGTCGCCACCTTTCCCAGTTCGATAGACGGCACACGGTACTCATACGGCGAACCGATAATCGTCTTCGATTCGTTATCCACCAGCGATACATATATATTATATATCTTACCGGAACGCATCTCGGGTGTAAAAACATCGAAATGTTCCTTGAACTGGCTCAGATACTCTTCATTCCCTTCCAGCGCACTTTTCAGGGTGATCTTTACCTTGCGTTCGCCACGCTGGTCCTGATATTTCACGGCACGCTCTACCGTGATGTAACTCTGCTGCGAGATCAGTTTCAGGATCAGCTTCTGATAATCCACCTCCTTACTCAGCAACTCATTCTTCGAACGGTTGAAATCGTTGGCTGAGATGGCTTTCTCATTATACAACTTCGTATCGTTCTGATACTTCTGTTTCGCTACTTCATAATCCGCACGCGTCTTCTTCAGGTCGAGCAGCAAGGAAGCCTCATCGTCCCCTTGTGCACGAACGCTGCAAACCAGCAGTAATGCCGCCAGTATAAGCGGAATCTTTCTAATCATCTGTGTCATCATTTGTCTGTTATCTTATTAATAATTACTCTTTAGCACTGTGACTTTTAATCTTCAGGTCACGTATTTTTACTATTTAAATGCTATACTTTTATTCTTTTGAGCTAGCTAAAAATTGATTTTTAGCATGCTGGTAATTAAATTTGAGCATGCTAAAAATTAAATTCACGCTTGCCAAAAAGATTAAAATGTCCTATGAAAAGAACCAATGAGTACCTATATAATCATTAGTATCTCCTTACTTTGCAACTAATTCCCTGTCTTCCGGCAGGAAGCTACGGTTATGTTCGAAGTCATACATCGTCTTACGGTTCAGATCCGCCACAGAAAGACGGTACGTGATATAGCTGTCGATGTAGGCGAGCTGTACCTGCGAAAGGCGTTCCTGCTCGATGGAAAGTTCCTGGCTCGTCATATCGCCGTTCTCAAAACGCATCTGGCTGATCCGGTAACTCTGTATCGCCACTTCCTGGTTCCGGCGGTTGATGCGGTAACGCTTCTCGGCCTCATACACGCTGCGGACGATCTCGCGTATCTCCTGTTCGATGGTACGTTCGGTATTGTCGAGGTTCAGCTTGCGCTGCTTCAGGCGGACCTCTTCACGGCGGACCTGATTCCTGGCGCGTCCCCAGTCCAGAAGCGGATAAGAGACCGTCAGGGCTATTCCCCGGTTAGACGGACGGTCGCGCATGTTGTCAAACGAAGAACCGACCAGCTGACCGACCGTGCCGCCGTCGCGCGTACTTAATCCGGTAAAATCATAGTAAGCGGAAATGTTGCCTTTAAACTCCCGTTCGCGTTTGGCACGCTTCACTTCGATCGCCTGCAGCTCGATGTCGAGATTGTTTTCCTTGATCTCCATTCGGTTGCGCAATGCTTCGTCGATCGCCTGCTGCATATCGACAATAAAGGCCTCGAACTCCATGTCCGCCTTCAGGTCGATCTCTTCGTTCAGAGGCAAGCCTATCAGCAATTTGAACTGGTCCTTTGCCGTAGACAGCTTACCTTCGCTTTCCATCACGCGCGCCTCATCCTGCGCTACGGTGATCTCGGCAATCAGCATTTCCCCTTCGGGAAGATTACCCGTTTCCTGTTTCAGCTTGGTGATGCGATAAGCCTCACGGGAGTTGACCAGACGGTCCTGGTTGATCTTGTGCTCGTACGCCAGTTTATATACATTATAAAAAGCATCCGTTACATTATATACGATATCCATTTGGACACGGGTGAAATAACAGGTACTTTTCTTATAATCCAGTTCAGCCACCTTCATGTTCTCTTTCAGTTTATTCGCCGTAAAGATGGGCTGGTTGAAAGAGAGGGCGAAACGACTGTACACCTGGTCGCGTTTCAGCTCCGCATAATCCTGTTGTGAAAGCGTAGTCCGGTAATTCTCCCAATACATTTTAGAACTGAGGGCAAAATTACCGCCGGTCGGCAATACGTAGGTAAAATTCAGATTGCCTCCCACCTGCAGGGAACCGGTGGAGTTATACACCGGCAGGCCGTCCGCCTGCGAAATCTCCGTCAGCTCTTCCGTCCATGAAGGAGTAAAGAAATCGAAGTTAAGCAACGGCTTGAACTGCGCCTTGGTGTACAGATAAGAATAACGGGTGGCATCCATATCTTCCTTATAATATTTCACCGTATAACTCTCGCCCAAAGCGATCCGTATCGCTTCATCGTAAGAAATTGTACGGGGTGTTTCCGTTTCAGCATGCCCTGCCAAAGCAAATCCCATTAACAGAGATACCAGTAATTTTCTTTTCATACTATATCGAATTAAGTCTTTCCGGGTAATGTGTTACCCAATTATCTTCTTTTGTTTATTCACACGTATATAGCAAGGCAAACGGCGTGCCAAAATCGTAACAGGCTGATTATACGTGCCTCGCTGAAATGGGTCACTTTTTACTCGTGGGTAATAGCCTTTACCCTTACCCAAATTGGGTAATTTCTTACCCATTCGCTCTATTTCAGAAGATAATACAACCGATTCAGCAGAAAGTTCTAATTCCAAACAAGAGAAAACACATACCTTTGTCTATCGAAAACAAACAAGTAATACCATGAATATAAGACAAGTAATACGTAATACGTTTTTATCTTTTATGTTCCTTGCCACGCTGGCTTCTGCGACGGTCAAAGAGCCTGTCGATTACGTGGATATGTTTATCGGAACTTCCAATTCCCGATGGATGCTGGGACCTTATGCCCAGGAGCCGTTCGGGATGGTACAGCTCGGACCGGACAACCAGGGGAATGTCTGGATGGGCGGATACGAATACGCTATCAACAGTGTTTCCGGTTTCAGCCACCTGCATGCCTGGACGATGGGCGGACTGATGATCATGCCGACAACAGCCGATCTCGCATTGTCGAATCCATCCTCCGACTCTCCGTATAAAGGGGCAAACGCCGGCTATCATTCCCGTATCCTGAAAGAAACGGAAAAGGCTTCGCCGGGATATTATTCCGTCTATCTATACGATCATGAAGTGAAAGCCGAATTGTCCGCCACTACCCGTTGCGGTATCCACCGGTACACCTTCCCTGAGAGAAAAGAGTCGAGGATATTGATAGACCTCCTGTTTCCTACCGAATGGGATTACGGATTCAGCGTTAAGGATGCCTGCATCACCAAAGTAAGCG
This is a stretch of genomic DNA from Parabacteroides chongii. It encodes these proteins:
- a CDS encoding ABC transporter permease subunit encodes the protein MIWLIAKKDFLLNLLSVRFIIGFVLCLLVIPFTIIVSVDNYENQVRVYKIEQAQADRELKESRVWSAVRPTIVQEPEPLSIFSTGIMTNVGNKVKIAFWEYPLFPSGHTITRDNPSLNAFFSIDFSKVIAILISLLALVFSYDAITREREDGTMKLTFTGQVSRISFLIGKLLGLLLILLPILLFCYLLACLIIVVNPGISFSASDWGGVTLLFLTSVIYMMVFLLLGMFISSRVTHSSSSIIISLLCWIWFLFLMPNIATYLSQGISKAPLYDNVQAAMSDYDDTYMKEYQEEWPRAAQRVNMKSLSYNNCNGDGLEYLELAGGPRETPLFHQQMQIWATPVMLNNADKKWALQRDYLDGLMRQQHLQQVIAWLSPSELFSQTTDALCHTNANCFLKYMESIRNYRESLITYFKDHKLFESISYFTGQKLEEFPTRAELDTGDQEAQRRYERGNSEFPYLDTGSVPRYIPQPVTLSAALGDALGRLCALLGLAIVLLVGTIVSFMKYDVR
- a CDS encoding ABC transporter ATP-binding protein, whose translation is MLQAIDLTKRYEDGNLALDALNLEIKPGEIFFLLGANGAGKTTSINIFLNFIEPTSGHALIDGIDVMEKPLETKNHVAFVSENVMLYGNFTARQNLDFFARLGGKTNLTKDDYYNVMRRVGLQEEAFERKLKTFSKGMRQKVGLAIAIIKDANNIVMDEPTTGLDPKSAAELMQILINLRNAGKSILMCTHDLFRAKAVADRVGIMKEGRLVMLRSREEFLQDDLERIYLDYMQEAILE
- a CDS encoding NEW3 domain-containing protein, with amino-acid sequence MIRKIPLILAALLLVCSVRAQGDDEASLLLDLKKTRADYEVAKQKYQNDTKLYNEKAISANDFNRSKNELLSKEVDYQKLILKLISQQSYITVERAVKYQDQRGERKVKITLKSALEGNEEYLSQFKEHFDVFTPEMRSGKIYNIYVSLVDNESKTIIGSPYEYRVPSIELGKVATADFELLKDAENLTVSLNYNNRKDEKNIYLKKDASVNVIDISSMQFSQEADLSSKATYDLTLERFSTSDDVYRLEVLDLPRQITYDFMDGESKVTQIKFAQGVNIKKLSLQVYLPDRDDQQVVIDQPIKFQVQTVSASNGEKAGSENLEIIPRGKGKIEVRANNLYHETTVGKEVTMDVTVRNGGSRRLDNIKLTTEKPLGWDTRIEPDVISSLDPEKEMTVQVTIIPPKDGGVGAQEVKIKTEAMADNRKVDTEDKTVRIQVNAATSIFGTIFLILLLVGFVGGIVWFGMKLSKR
- a CDS encoding TolC family protein → MKRKLLVSLLMGFALAGHAETETPRTISYDEAIRIALGESYTVKYYKEDMDATRYSYLYTKAQFKPLLNFDFFTPSWTEELTEISQADGLPVYNSTGSLQVGGNLNFTYVLPTGGNFALSSKMYWENYRTTLSQQDYAELKRDQVYSRFALSFNQPIFTANKLKENMKVAELDYKKSTCYFTRVQMDIVYNVTDAFYNVYKLAYEHKINQDRLVNSREAYRITKLKQETGNLPEGEMLIAEITVAQDEARVMESEGKLSTAKDQFKLLIGLPLNEEIDLKADMEFEAFIVDMQQAIDEALRNRMEIKENNLDIELQAIEVKRAKREREFKGNISAYYDFTGLSTRDGGTVGQLVGSSFDNMRDRPSNRGIALTVSYPLLDWGRARNQVRREEVRLKQRKLNLDNTERTIEQEIREIVRSVYEAEKRYRINRRNQEVAIQSYRISQMRFENGDMTSQELSIEQERLSQVQLAYIDSYITYRLSVADLNRKTMYDFEHNRSFLPEDRELVAK